The nucleotide sequence CCGCGCCTCCTCTCGCAGGAGGTCCATCGCGGCCACCTCGTCATAGGTCATGACCCGGCCGCCGTGCTCCCGGGCCATCGCCTCCGCCTCTCCACGGTCCCGAAGGGTGACCAGGCCGTAGAGCATGGGAGTCTTGTGATGCGTGGTGACCCACCATGCGGTACGGGCGTCCAGCTACTGCTGGGTGTTCCAGTCGGGCACGTAGGCGGCGCGTACGCCTTTCCAATCGGGATGGTGGCGGAGTTGGTAGACCACCAGGCAGCCGACGTCGCAGAACTTGAGGACCCGATCGGTGGTGATCATCTGCGCGGCCGAGCGCGGGTCGGTCAAGACCATGCCGCACTCGACGCAATCGTCCACTCCGTAGAGCACCTGGGCCGGAGGCGGTGGGCCCTGGGAGCGCGTCGCCAGCCCCACGGCGACGGCGCCGGCCGCCAGTGCGATACCCGCCAGGATCACGGTGAGCTTCCCCCGCCCTGTCACAGCCGCTCACCTCGCCTTTCCGTTGGTCGGTACCTCGCCGGCCTGGGGGGATGCGGCCGGCTGGACCCGGCCCATGTAGGCAGTGAGGAGTTCTTCGAGGCTCGTCCGGCCGGTCCGGAATTCGCGCGGGGCGTACCCGGCGCGGTGGAGTTCGCTCAAGAGCTCCAGGGCCCGATCCGCCGTGCAGGACAGCACCAGCTGCCCGCCCGAGTTGGTGCCGACCCGTATCCCGAGCCGCTCCAGGTATCCCCGGGCTCCCGCGACATCGTCGACGGTCACGTGGAGACGGCTCTCGAGGCGCCCGGCCACGGCGTGCGCCGACTCGTCCGCCACGACCCGTCCCGACTCCAGGATGACGATGCGGTCCGCGCTGTGCATGGCATCCTCGAGCAGGTGGCTCGAGACCAGTGCGCACCCGCCCCGCTGCCGTACCTGGGCCAGGATGTCGCGCAGGCGCTGGCGGCCTTCCACGTCGAGGTTGAGGGCGGGCTCGTCGAGCAGCAGCACCCTCGGCTCGCCGAGCAGCACCTGCGCCAGCGCGAGGCGCTGGAGCATACCCCCGGACAGCTCCCGCACCAGGCGAGTCTCCAGGCCCGCCAACCCCACGGCCTCCAAAGCGGCGGTGATCACGCCGGACACGTCCCGCAGGCCCGGCAACCGGAGCGTGGCGAAAAACTCCAGGACTTCCCAAAGCTCCATGGTCTCACCGAGGAAGACCCGTTGAGGCAGGAAGCCGAGTTGTTGCTTGGCCGGCAGCGACCCGGCGGGGTGCCCCAGCACCCAGGCTCTCCCTTCGGATGGCCAGGTCAGACCGGCCAGCACCTTGAGCAGGGTGCTCTTGCCGGCGCCGTTGGGTCCCACCAGGGCCACGATCTCGCCGGGCCCCACCGTGAGGGACACGTGGTCGAGCGCCACGACCTCGCCGTAACGCTTGGACGCCCCCTCCACGTGGAGCAGGGGAACGTCCTCATGGGACGTGTTCATCCCCGTCGTCCCCCTCTCCGCCTGCGTCCTCCCGCCCGAAGGATCCCGAAGCCGGCCACACACGCTGCCACGGAGACGGTCGCACTCCACGCCACGGGTTGCTGCGCTTCAGAGGCACCCAGGCGATCCAGGAGGTCCCGGGGCACCGGGCGAGGCCGCATCACCGGGTAGCGGTCGAGCGCCTGAGGCCGGTCGAGCAGAGGAAAGGCGCGCTCGGCCAGGGCCACCGCCGCCACCGCCGGGCTCTGGAAAAACAGCTTGAGCTCGGGGTAGCTCTCGACCAGGTGGCCGAAGACCTCGCTGGCGTCGAACGGGACGTCGCCCACCCCGTTGCCGTCGAGGTCGTACCCGCGGTACTGGCTCCAGTAGTTGCCCCGGCCGACGCCGTCGTCCCATCGCTGCCGGTGGTTGCCGGGGCTGAGGTAGACGCCTTCCCCGTTGGCCGCGAAGGTATTCGCGACGAAAACGTTGTCCTGAGAACTCGCCAGGATGCGCGCGGCTATCTCGTTGGCCGCCACGAAGTTGTTGCGCAGCGTGCACCGGACCGCGAAGTCGAGGGAGAGGCCGGTCTCGTTGGCGAGCACCAGGTTATCTTCGACCATGGCCCCGTCGGCGTCTTTCAAGAAGAGCCCGTAAGCCCCGTAACCGTAGCTCTTGGCGAAGACGTTGCGCCGCACCACGAGCCGCTTGGAGTACATGATGGCCGAGGCCACGCCGTTGCCGACGAAGACGTTCTCTTCGAAGACGTTGTCGTCGGAGAACATGTAGTGCAACCCAATGCGGCCTCTCTCGATGCGGTTGGACGCAATCCGGTTATGGGAGGCGAACTCGACGTAGATCCCGTCGCGCGGCGTGATGATGTGGTTGTGTTCGACGACGTTGCCGTTGGAGTTGTAGAGGCGGATGCCGTCACCTCGGTCGTGCTCGATCAGTTCGGCCAGGCCTTCGATGCGGTTGTGCCGGATGACGTTGGCATGACCGCCCCACACGTGAATTCCGAAGAGCACGCGACGCAGCGTGTTTCGCTCGATCACGTTGTCGTTGCCCAGCACCTTGATGCCCGATTCGTCCCGCCAAAGGCGGTGCCCGCCTCCCACGACGGTCATACCCCGTACCGTGACGCCGTTTGCTTTGATCGTGATCACGTCGCCTTCGGGGCCGCCGTCCACCACGGCCCCGGGGAGCCCCTCCAGCACCACGCGCTTGTCGATGATCACGTTCTCCCGGTAAACGCCGGGGTGGACTCGGATGACGTCCCCGTTGGACGCGGCGTTCAAGGCAGCAGAGATGGTGGGGTAGGTCGTGGCGCTGCCGACCTCCAGCACGGCGGCGCCGGCGCGCTCGAAGCCCGGGGCGAGCGCCGCCAGGACGCAACACGCTACGGTAGCCCAGCGCCTCACGGCTTTGTCGCTCCTGCCTTTGGGGCGTGCAGGTGCTCGGTGAGGGACGCGCTGCGAGACTGGCGGGCGGGGGCCGACGTGATCCAGGCGTAGAAGACGAGCGCCATGCCCGCCAGGAAAAGGATGGCCCCCCAGTTGAAGTAGCTGAGGGTGGTGAAGTTGGCCAGGCGGTTCCATCCGATGACGGGGGGCATGAAGGGATCGATGCGAATGGGAGCCTTCGGATCGAGGTCGTGCCCGTACCGGTACAACCAGCGGTAAAGGTCGTACAGCAGCAGGAGGAGCGCAGGGCTGGCCGTGACGAGGGCCCCGGCGAGCCAGCGGCGCCGCGTGAGCGCTGCCACTAACATGATCGCCGCCACCGCGACGAAAGCCGGCGGCAGGTAGCGAAACTCGGGGAAGTCGGCGGCGTCGATGGGCTTCATCCCGATGTAGTGATTGAGGCTGTTGATGACGTCGATCCGCCCGCCGAGTTTGTGGGCGTAGACGTGCAGCTTGAGCCCCTCCGGGTACTGGGGAGCCCCGAGTCGTAGCGACCACAAGGGTCCCAGGAAGGAAAGCGCCACGCACAGAGCGGCCAGTAACATCGCCAACCGAGCGCGCCGGTCCAGCGTACCGGCGAACAGCCATCGGCCCATGGTTTCGGGGTACGCCTCCTGTCAATGGGATCAGGACGGGGCAGCCCGGCTGCCGGCGGGCCGTGCCATCACCTCCCGCCGCCGGCAGCCGCATGGCGTGGTGTCCGTCACTTCTTGGGTTTGACCAAGAACCACCCCTGCATCTCCTGGTGCAACGCGGAGCAGAAGTTGGTGCAGTAGAACGGGTACACTCCGGGTTTGGTAGCCTTCACGTGAAGCGTCTTGGTTTCGCCCGGCTCGACCTGCATGTCCACGTTGTAGAGCGGGATGCCGAAGCCGTGGGTGATGTCCTGGTCCATGTCGTTGTTGGTCAGGTGGAAGTAGACGTCGTCGCCCTCGTTGACTTCGACCCGGTCCGGGATGAACCGGCTGCGAATCGCGACGATGTACGCGTCCACGCGGTTGCCCTTGCGGACGACCCTGGCATCCTTCGGATCCCAGACGGAGTTGGGGCGCTTCACGTCCTTGTAGAAGACCACCTCGGGCTTGATCTTGTCTGCCTTGATCATCTGGGCGTAGTGCGGCTCCGGATCCACGGGCGATTCGTAGACGAGCTTCATCTTGTCTCCCGAGATATCGATGAGCTGCAGGTTCTCGGGGTGGCTGGGGCCGACCGGCAGGAAGCGGTCCTTGGCCATCTTGTTGAGGCTCACCAGCCACTTGCCGTCCGGGGAGGTGGTGTCACCCTCGGCGGCGCACAGGTGGCCGACGTTGTAGTGGACGTCCACTTTGTCGATGACTTTCCACTCGCCGATCTTCCACTTGACGATGGCGGAGTCGATGAAGAGGCTGGTGTAGGCGTACCCCTTGTCGTCGAACTGGGTGTGGAGCGGCCCGAGCCCCACGGGCACTTCGGCGACCCGCACCGCCTCATAGTCCAGGATGGGAAGCCCGCGCTCTTCGCCGGCGAACTTCTTCGCCTCGATGGCCGACTTGATCTTCTCGAAGTCATAGACGGTGACGGTCGGTTGGAGCTTGCCTGCCGCCGCAATGTGCCGGCCGTCCGGCGCGACGTCCACGCCGTGAGGGCTCTTGGCCACGGGCATGAGGTAGACGATACCCGGCACCTTGACCGGGTCGATCACCTTCGCGCCGGCGATGGTCTGGAACTTGCCGGCAGCAGCCGCCTTCTCCGCCTCTTTCCAGTTGACCATCACGATGAAGTCCCGGTCCCGAGCGGAGGCGCCGACCTCCAGGGTCTCGTACGCTTCCTCGGTGTTGTACGTCGTGAGGAAGTACCAGCCGTCGCTGACCTTCTTACCGGCGTCGCCGAGATCGAAGGACCACGGAGGCAGCAAGAGCTCCCAGGCGAGTTCCATGTGGCCCGACTTGGGATCGATCTTCACGCCCGCGAGCACGCCGTAGTACTTGCTCTTGAACTCCTGGATGGGAACGTAGGTGCCCGCGGGAACGGGCGTGGCAAACCGGGACCCCATGAACAGGTACTCCGTGTTGGGCGTCACGAAGGTGGCGGAGTGGGGGCCCATGATGTTGGGAACGGGCCCGAGGATCTGTTCGGTGTAAAACGTCTTGAGGTTGATCCGGGCCACCCGGTTGTTGGCGTTGTCGTTGACGAACAGCCACCGCCCGTCATACTCGCCGTTGGTCTCCGACAGCGCCGGGTGGTGAACGTCTCCCCAGGTGAGCCCTCCCAGCATCGCCTTGGTCTCTTCGTCGTAGCCGTACCCCCAGGCGGGGTCGGGCGTGAAGACGGGGATCGTGCGAATCCGCCGCATGGACGGCACCCCGTAGACGAATACCTGCCCCGAGTGCCCGCCCGAAGCGAAGAGATAGTACTCGTCCAGCTTGCCCGGTGGGACGAGCGCCTTGCTCGCATCCCCGCCGGGGGTCTCCTTGCCGCCGAACAAGGAGAAGCCGGACAGGAGGGTGACGAGCACGAGCGCCGCCAGGCCCCAGACTACGTGCTTCAGATGACTTCGACGCATGGCCTTCCATGTCCCCCCAATGTCAGGATTGCGGACTCACGGTTTGACGACGAGCTGGCCCACCATGTTGCGGTGTAGCGCACTGCAGCGCACGTTGCACTGGAACGGGAACGTCCCTGCGCGATCGGCGACGAACTCCACGACCCGCGAGGTCCCTGGGAAGATGGGGCCCGTGTCGATACCGAAGTCGAGGAGCTGGAAGCTGTGCGTTACGTCGTAGCTGGTAAGCTTGATCCGTACCCGATCTCCCCTGCGCACCTCGAGGTAGGACGGCTGGAATCCGCCATCCTCGAAGATGCGGATGACGATGTGGAACTCGTTGGGCGCCGCGAGCGCCGGTCGCACCGCCCTTTCGTACCCGAAGATGGCGAGGGGCGCGCCGACGACGGCCAGGAAGACCAGGATGCCGGCCATCACCTCCTGACGAGCGCTTTTCCTGCCGTCTCCGCGAGTTGCCAACCGTCCCACCGCCTGTCCTCCCCCGGTGCTTTCAGCCGAGGTACAGCCAAAGGAAAAGCTCCGCCAATCCCGTCAGGTACACGGCCAACGGCACGGACGCCAGGGCCGCGGCCCGGGTGTCGCCCTGGAAGTCGGATCGTAAGATGCGAAAGCCGCTCAGCACGCCCCATCCGAGCCCCACGAGCAGCACGGGCAACTGCAGGAAGGGCACCCAGCCCGGCACATAGGGCGTCCAGGGATAGGATGCGGTGCCGAGCAGGTTCCAACCCCAACCGAAGGGGTCCGAGATGGTGGGGACCGCGTAGGAGAGGTTGGGCAACACGAAAGAGAGGCTGAAGGCGATCCAGGCCATCAGCCCGAAGGGCACCAGCGCGTACGAAGCGTCGACGAAGAGCTCCTTGAGCGGGATGCGATGCCCCAAGCGCCCCGCAATCCAGCGGCCCAGCACCGTGGCTACCAGGTGGAGCAGGGGACCGGCCACGAGCGTGGTCAACAAGAACCCGGCGGCGTACACGACGAACCCTTCCGGTTGCCTGAGGCTGGCCCAATCCTTCAAGAACCCGTGGGGCCCGAGCATCACGAGCGAGTAAGCGAGAGCGCTGCCCAGCATGATGAACGCCTTGTAGGCCTCGTCGATCTTGCGCCCCTTCTGGACGTACAGGTCGAGACCGAAGGGGCGAGCGTTGATGGTGATGTTGTCGTACGGGCAGGCCTTGATGCACTCGGTGCAAAGGATGCAGTAGTTGTTGCGCTCCATGGGGGCGCCCGGGAACTCCGACATGGGACACGGGTATCCGCCCTGCCCGCCCACTGCGAGACTCTCGGCGGTGCTGCCACGGAAGCACGACTTGAACTTGCATGCCAGGCAGGTCTCTGCGCTGCGCCGCCGGAGCTCCACGGGCGCAACCATGGAGTAGAGGCCGAGGAAGCCCCCCACGGGACAGAGGTAGCGACAAAAGGCGCGCCGCTCGTAAACCGGGTGCATGACGATGGCGAGCACGAACAGCCCCAGGAGCAGGGCGCCGGTCACCACCGGGCTGGTGGTCACGATAGCACTGAAGAGCGCGATGGAAAGGAACCCGAAGTTGGCGAGCCACAGATTGCGCAGCCGCCTCGGCCAGCGCCGGTTGAGGCCCCGGGGAGCGCCGTCGTGATGGCCGATGAACCGGCGGCGAGCCAACCACTCGCCCAGGGAGGGGATGGGGCAGGCGGTGCACCAGACCCGGGCCCCGAAGGGGACGAGCAGCATGATGAGCAGGGCCCACCAGACGATCCAGACGAAGACGACGGCGAAGTTTTTCGCGCCGATGGGGATACCGAAAAGCCCGCTCGCGATGATGACGACGAAGGCCAGTAGCCCGGGCCACATCAAGGCGAACTGGAACCAGCGCTGATGCAACAGCCGCGACAGGCGCGGCCAGCGCCGGAGGAGATCCCGTTTGAACACGCCGCGCGGCAGCGGGCGGGCTGTGACGGCAGCGGCTTCGGACGTTCCGGCAGGTCCCATGGCGCTTGTGTTCAACCGCCCTTTCTCCACCAGGCGTAAGCAACTGCCCCGAGGCCGACGATGGCGGCCAGCACACCGCCCGTGTGGAAGAGCCGGTTGGGTTGAACGACGATCTCTCCCACCATGAACGGGTGCAAGGGCCCGCAGATGACGGAACACCGGTAGCGCAGCTTACCCGGGCGATCGGCCACGAAAGAGACGACGCCTTCCTCCATCGGCGGCACTCGGATGTTGATCCCGTAGGCGTCGAGGTAGAGGCCGTGGGTGATGTCGAGCGAGCGCACCCTCAACGTGACCCGGTCCCCGAGGTTGACGTAGATGCGAGGAGGATCGAACGCGAACTGCCGGGCGGTGATGACGAACTCCCGCTCCTGTCCTCCCGCGGAGCCGGCGAAAGAGGGAAACAGCCAACTGACGGCCATGATCGCCGCGATGATGGCCGTGATCCCGATTAGCTTTGCCCGCCTGGGGGCGGGACGCTTCCGGCCCGCGGTCCGGGTGAGGCTCGACTTCACGCGGATGCCCTCCCGGGTACCAGGCTACAGGGAGGCGGGCAAGGCGTCTGTCGGGCGAAAGCCCAAATTCGTGGCTACCGATCCGCGAGGATTTGCAACGTTTCCTCGCGATCGACGCGAGCGGTGCAACGAAATGTTGCAGGGCGCAACCCGCCTGCAGCGTCCCGGAACGGCCCGGGTTCTCATGAAGCCCGGGGTCGCTGTAAGCCGAACCGCTTCATGCGCCGCCAGAGCGTGGTCCGGTTGATGCCGAGCGCCCGGGCGCACTGGCCGATCTGCCAGTGGTGGGCTTCGAGCGCTTGCAGGAGCTGCTCGCGCGAAAGCGCCCCCGCGTTGGGCGCAAGCGCCGGGTCGGGGGAAGCGGGCGAGCGAGGGTGGGGGAGAACCAGGTGGGGCGCATCGATGGCCGGCCCCTGAGCCAGGATGGCGGCAGCCCTCAGGACCCTTTCCAGTTCCCGGACGTTGCCGGGGAAGGGGTACGACATGAGGCGGGCCAGGGCGGCACCTGTCAGCTGGGGGAGGGGCTGGGCCTGCGGAGTCATGTCGGCCAGGATCTTCTCCGCCAGGAGGGGGATGTCGTCCAACCGGTCCACGAGAGGCGGCAACACGACCCGCCGCTGCTGCAACGCTGCGGCCAGGCCTTTGTCGAAGCTGCCCGTGACGACCAGATCCTCCAGGCGGTGGTGCGTGCCGGCGACGATCCGAACGTCGGGCCATTGACCGGGGCGCCAGGCGTCGAGGTGGCGGGCCAGCGCGGCCTGGCAATCGGCGGGGAGGTCCGCGACGTCCTCCACGAACAGCGTGCCTTCATGAGCGAGATGCAGCGCGCCCACCGGCGCATGGCCATGGGCGCCGGAGTGGTCCCGATCCCCGAGCAGCCGCTCCCGCACTGTGACAGGGGGGAGGCCTTCGGTGAGCACGGGCACGAAGGGGCCTGCCGACCGGATGCCGAGCTCGTGGAGAGTGAGGGCTACCCAATCGGTCTCCGTGCCCGGGGGGCCTTGCACGAGAATCGGCCACTCGCTGTCGCGCAGCGCCTCGAGCGCCTCGTACAGCCGGAGCATGGGGCGACTCGCCCCGACGAGGCGCCCGTAGCCCTTGCACCGATCCCGTTCCCGTTGGTCCACCCCCGGGCGACTTCCGAGCTCTGCAGTGACGTCCCGCAAGATGCGGACCGCGGCCAGGATGCGGTTACCGCGCCCCGTGAGCGGGACGGTACGGACTCGGACCAGCCGCACGCGCCCGTCCTTGGAGAGTACCGGG is from Limnochorda sp. L945t and encodes:
- a CDS encoding sigma 54-interacting transcriptional regulator produces the protein MLTSLPFWSDERLEHLEAALDALDDAVMVVDEDLCIVAFNRAAEKLTGFTRQEALGSRCFEVCAGRFCRRVCDIEGLFATRRPPEDFESPVLSKDGRVRLVRVRTVPLTGRGNRILAAVRILRDVTAELGSRPGVDQRERDRCKGYGRLVGASRPMLRLYEALEALRDSEWPILVQGPPGTETDWVALTLHELGIRSAGPFVPVLTEGLPPVTVRERLLGDRDHSGAHGHAPVGALHLAHEGTLFVEDVADLPADCQAALARHLDAWRPGQWPDVRIVAGTHHRLEDLVVTGSFDKGLAAALQQRRVVLPPLVDRLDDIPLLAEKILADMTPQAQPLPQLTGAALARLMSYPFPGNVRELERVLRAAAILAQGPAIDAPHLVLPHPRSPASPDPALAPNAGALSREQLLQALEAHHWQIGQCARALGINRTTLWRRMKRFGLQRPRAS
- a CDS encoding 4Fe-4S binding protein; amino-acid sequence: MNTSAMGPAGTSEAAAVTARPLPRGVFKRDLLRRWPRLSRLLHQRWFQFALMWPGLLAFVVIIASGLFGIPIGAKNFAVVFVWIVWWALLIMLLVPFGARVWCTACPIPSLGEWLARRRFIGHHDGAPRGLNRRWPRRLRNLWLANFGFLSIALFSAIVTTSPVVTGALLLGLFVLAIVMHPVYERRAFCRYLCPVGGFLGLYSMVAPVELRRRSAETCLACKFKSCFRGSTAESLAVGGQGGYPCPMSEFPGAPMERNNYCILCTECIKACPYDNITINARPFGLDLYVQKGRKIDEAYKAFIMLGSALAYSLVMLGPHGFLKDWASLRQPEGFVVYAAGFLLTTLVAGPLLHLVATVLGRWIAGRLGHRIPLKELFVDASYALVPFGLMAWIAFSLSFVLPNLSYAVPTISDPFGWGWNLLGTASYPWTPYVPGWVPFLQLPVLLVGLGWGVLSGFRILRSDFQGDTRAAALASVPLAVYLTGLAELFLWLYLG
- a CDS encoding cupredoxin domain-containing protein, with translation MGRLATRGDGRKSARQEVMAGILVFLAVVGAPLAIFGYERAVRPALAAPNEFHIVIRIFEDGGFQPSYLEVRRGDRVRIKLTSYDVTHSFQLLDFGIDTGPIFPGTSRVVEFVADRAGTFPFQCNVRCSALHRNMVGQLVVKP
- the nosZ gene encoding Sec-dependent nitrous-oxide reductase, with translation MRRSHLKHVVWGLAALVLVTLLSGFSLFGGKETPGGDASKALVPPGKLDEYYLFASGGHSGQVFVYGVPSMRRIRTIPVFTPDPAWGYGYDEETKAMLGGLTWGDVHHPALSETNGEYDGRWLFVNDNANNRVARINLKTFYTEQILGPVPNIMGPHSATFVTPNTEYLFMGSRFATPVPAGTYVPIQEFKSKYYGVLAGVKIDPKSGHMELAWELLLPPWSFDLGDAGKKVSDGWYFLTTYNTEEAYETLEVGASARDRDFIVMVNWKEAEKAAAAGKFQTIAGAKVIDPVKVPGIVYLMPVAKSPHGVDVAPDGRHIAAAGKLQPTVTVYDFEKIKSAIEAKKFAGEERGLPILDYEAVRVAEVPVGLGPLHTQFDDKGYAYTSLFIDSAIVKWKIGEWKVIDKVDVHYNVGHLCAAEGDTTSPDGKWLVSLNKMAKDRFLPVGPSHPENLQLIDISGDKMKLVYESPVDPEPHYAQMIKADKIKPEVVFYKDVKRPNSVWDPKDARVVRKGNRVDAYIVAIRSRFIPDRVEVNEGDDVYFHLTNNDMDQDITHGFGIPLYNVDMQVEPGETKTLHVKATKPGVYPFYCTNFCSALHQEMQGWFLVKPKK
- the nosD gene encoding nitrous oxide reductase family maturation protein NosD, which produces MRRWATVACCVLAALAPGFERAGAAVLEVGSATTYPTISAALNAASNGDVIRVHPGVYRENVIIDKRVVLEGLPGAVVDGGPEGDVITIKANGVTVRGMTVVGGGHRLWRDESGIKVLGNDNVIERNTLRRVLFGIHVWGGHANVIRHNRIEGLAELIEHDRGDGIRLYNSNGNVVEHNHIITPRDGIYVEFASHNRIASNRIERGRIGLHYMFSDDNVFEENVFVGNGVASAIMYSKRLVVRRNVFAKSYGYGAYGLFLKDADGAMVEDNLVLANETGLSLDFAVRCTLRNNFVAANEIAARILASSQDNVFVANTFAANGEGVYLSPGNHRQRWDDGVGRGNYWSQYRGYDLDGNGVGDVPFDASEVFGHLVESYPELKLFFQSPAVAAVALAERAFPLLDRPQALDRYPVMRPRPVPRDLLDRLGASEAQQPVAWSATVSVAACVAGFGILRAGGRRRRGGRRG
- a CDS encoding ABC transporter ATP-binding protein; this encodes MNTSHEDVPLLHVEGASKRYGEVVALDHVSLTVGPGEIVALVGPNGAGKSTLLKVLAGLTWPSEGRAWVLGHPAGSLPAKQQLGFLPQRVFLGETMELWEVLEFFATLRLPGLRDVSGVITAALEAVGLAGLETRLVRELSGGMLQRLALAQVLLGEPRVLLLDEPALNLDVEGRQRLRDILAQVRQRGGCALVSSHLLEDAMHSADRIVILESGRVVADESAHAVAGRLESRLHVTVDDVAGARGYLERLGIRVGTNSGGQLVLSCTADRALELLSELHRAGYAPREFRTGRTSLEELLTAYMGRVQPAASPQAGEVPTNGKAR
- a CDS encoding cupredoxin domain-containing protein, with product MKSSLTRTAGRKRPAPRRAKLIGITAIIAAIMAVSWLFPSFAGSAGGQEREFVITARQFAFDPPRIYVNLGDRVTLRVRSLDITHGLYLDAYGINIRVPPMEEGVVSFVADRPGKLRYRCSVICGPLHPFMVGEIVVQPNRLFHTGGVLAAIVGLGAVAYAWWRKGG